Proteins encoded within one genomic window of Salipaludibacillus agaradhaerens:
- a CDS encoding TrkH family potassium uptake protein, whose product MKMKLSKMLTPFRIIVGSYIVAMFLFSVLLFLPISSQAGVSVSYSEALFTAVSAVSVTGLTVVNVSETYSTLGVFFLAAAIQLGGIGVMTLGTFVWMVLGKKIALSQRMLIMVDQNQISYSGLVKLMRGILLVALLIEIVGALILGTYYLNYFDTPAEAYYQGAFGALSAFTNAGFDVTGQSLIPFADDYFVQLVNILLIFAGAIGFPVLMELKAYFSSANPNYRFSLFTKITTTTYFIVFIVGVAGLWLIERNAFYEGLSWHQQLFFSIFNSATARSGGLATMDISHLTLASLLLISALMIIGASPSSVGGGIRTTTLAVMFLTIKSFALGRSDVKVFGREIHQEDRQKAFIVLSVFVVGLFMSIILIAGFEHSSEIELMAIIFEASSAFGTCGLSMGITPHLTLPSQITLMILMLIGRVGLVAFLFSIRAKEKKVHYKYPTERIIIG is encoded by the coding sequence ATGAAAATGAAGTTGTCGAAAATGTTAACCCCTTTTAGAATTATAGTGGGTTCATACATAGTTGCTATGTTTCTTTTTAGTGTTTTGCTGTTTTTACCTATTTCTTCACAAGCTGGGGTGTCAGTTTCTTATTCGGAAGCGTTGTTCACCGCTGTTAGCGCTGTCAGCGTAACGGGGTTAACAGTAGTGAACGTTTCAGAAACGTATAGCACCCTAGGTGTTTTTTTCCTCGCTGCCGCTATTCAATTAGGGGGTATCGGGGTGATGACATTGGGGACATTTGTTTGGATGGTGCTAGGTAAGAAAATTGCTTTGTCTCAACGAATGCTCATCATGGTCGATCAGAATCAGATCTCCTATTCTGGCCTTGTTAAGCTAATGAGGGGAATTTTATTAGTAGCTCTTTTAATTGAAATTGTAGGTGCACTCATACTCGGTACATATTATTTAAATTATTTTGATACGCCAGCTGAAGCGTATTATCAAGGGGCTTTTGGAGCATTGTCGGCTTTTACAAATGCAGGATTTGATGTGACAGGCCAATCTTTAATCCCATTTGCCGATGATTATTTCGTTCAACTAGTTAATATTTTACTCATTTTTGCAGGAGCTATCGGCTTCCCTGTACTAATGGAATTAAAAGCCTATTTTTCATCTGCTAATCCCAATTATCGATTTAGTTTATTTACAAAAATTACGACTACAACGTATTTTATCGTGTTTATAGTAGGTGTAGCTGGTCTTTGGCTTATTGAACGAAATGCGTTTTATGAGGGTTTATCGTGGCACCAACAGCTCTTTTTCTCCATCTTTAATTCTGCTACGGCTAGAAGTGGGGGGTTAGCGACGATGGACATTTCTCACTTAACGTTAGCGAGTCTTTTGCTTATATCTGCACTGATGATTATTGGTGCCAGTCCTTCTAGTGTGGGTGGTGGTATTAGGACGACGACGTTAGCGGTGATGTTCTTAACGATAAAAAGCTTTGCTTTAGGTCGTAGTGATGTGAAAGTATTTGGCCGCGAAATTCATCAGGAGGATCGGCAAAAAGCATTTATTGTCCTATCTGTGTTCGTTGTTGGACTTTTTATGTCCATAATACTGATCGCAGGGTTTGAACACAGTAGTGAAATTGAACTTATGGCGATTATTTTTGAAGCGAGCTCAGCGTTTGGGACGTGTGGATTATCTATGGGAATCACTCCCCATTTAACACTTCCGAGCCAGATTACACTCATGATCCTGATGTTAATTGGTCGAGTAGGGCTTGTGGCGTTTTTATTTTCCATTAGAGCAAAAGAGAAAAAAGTCCATTATAAATATCCGACAGAAAGAATTATCATTGGCTAA
- a CDS encoding DUF2507 domain-containing protein, with product MTDKQSVQDVEERQLVPAYGYDLLRQDVLPELLGEDEAVILYWAGKSLARKKMKDVESVGIENFFNDANWGKVKQVKEKGEEKVYELTATHQNKDRPFSLEAGFLAQITENEKALISEASYSIKKKKPLTVSITVRWDRKDPAREIEL from the coding sequence ATGACAGACAAACAGAGTGTTCAAGACGTTGAGGAAAGACAGCTAGTCCCAGCTTATGGATATGATTTGCTGAGACAAGATGTTTTACCTGAACTATTAGGAGAAGATGAAGCAGTAATATTATATTGGGCTGGTAAATCGTTAGCTCGAAAAAAGATGAAGGATGTCGAAAGTGTAGGCATAGAAAATTTTTTTAACGATGCTAATTGGGGTAAAGTAAAACAAGTAAAAGAAAAAGGGGAAGAAAAAGTCTATGAATTAACTGCAACACACCAAAATAAAGACAGGCCTTTTTCCTTAGAAGCTGGTTTTTTAGCTCAAATAACTGAAAATGAAAAAGCACTTATTTCGGAGGCATCTTATTCAATAAAAAAGAAGAAGCCATTGACTGTATCAATTACTGTGAGGTGGGATAGAAAAGATCCTGCCCGTGAGATTGAGCTTTAA
- a CDS encoding aspartate kinase: MTTVVQKFGGTSVGDVTKIKRVAKKIKRKMDDGQKVVTVVSAMGKSTDKLVELANDITDSPDPREMDMLLTTGEQVTISLVVMALKELGVDAVSLTGWQAGIETEDVHQDARITDIKTENVQKHLDEGKAVLVAGFQGVSASGNITTLGRGGSDTTAVALAAALEAETCSIYTDVTGVFTADPRYVKKARKLDSIAYDEMLELANLGAGVLHPRAVEFAKNYNVSLIVRSSMEDVEGTLVEEEATMEQNLVVRGLAFEENVTKITIERLPNRYDTMSVLFTLLAEKGINVDIIIQQMTADHGLNVSFSIDTANLGKALDIIHDNKAELCYSTVRHESSLAKVSIVGSGMVSNPGVAANMFKVLAEQEVAIKMVSTSEIAVSAVVPEETMVKAVEALHAYFDLDAKEKEKIEAVKG, from the coding sequence TTGACAACGGTTGTTCAAAAGTTCGGTGGGACATCTGTGGGAGATGTAACAAAAATTAAACGAGTTGCGAAAAAAATTAAACGAAAAATGGACGATGGACAAAAAGTTGTTACGGTAGTGTCAGCAATGGGAAAATCAACGGATAAGCTAGTGGAACTGGCAAACGATATTACCGATTCACCCGACCCAAGAGAAATGGATATGCTTTTAACCACCGGGGAACAAGTGACGATTTCTTTAGTTGTTATGGCGCTAAAGGAACTTGGGGTTGATGCGGTTTCTTTAACTGGCTGGCAAGCAGGAATTGAAACTGAAGATGTGCATCAAGATGCACGTATTACGGATATAAAAACGGAGAACGTTCAAAAGCACTTAGATGAAGGAAAAGCTGTACTTGTAGCAGGATTTCAAGGAGTTAGTGCTTCAGGCAATATTACGACCTTAGGAAGAGGCGGTTCTGACACAACAGCAGTGGCACTTGCCGCTGCTCTAGAAGCAGAAACCTGTTCCATCTATACAGATGTTACGGGCGTGTTTACAGCTGATCCACGTTATGTTAAAAAAGCACGAAAATTAGACAGTATTGCCTATGATGAAATGCTTGAATTAGCTAACTTAGGCGCTGGTGTTTTACACCCTCGAGCTGTTGAATTTGCAAAGAACTACAATGTGTCACTTATCGTCAGATCTAGTATGGAGGACGTGGAAGGGACACTAGTGGAGGAGGAAGCGACTATGGAACAAAATTTAGTTGTTCGTGGATTAGCATTTGAAGAAAATGTGACTAAAATTACGATTGAACGTTTACCTAACCGGTATGATACGATGTCAGTTCTCTTTACATTATTAGCTGAAAAGGGCATTAATGTGGATATCATTATTCAACAAATGACAGCCGACCATGGTTTAAATGTGTCCTTTTCCATTGATACAGCCAACCTAGGGAAAGCCCTTGATATCATTCATGATAATAAAGCTGAACTATGCTATAGCACCGTCCGTCATGAAAGCTCACTGGCAAAAGTGTCAATCGTAGGTTCAGGCATGGTGTCTAATCCAGGCGTAGCGGCCAATATGTTCAAAGTGCTGGCAGAGCAAGAAGTAGCCATTAAAATGGTCAGTACCTCAGAAATAGCTGTATCTGCAGTTGTACCTGAAGAAACCATGGTGAAAGCTGTAGAAGCACTTCATGCCTACTTTGATTTAGATGCTAAAGAAAAGGAAAAAATTGAAGCTGTAAAAGGTTAA